ttctgtgtttgtggAGACATACCCAAAAATTATTGCTCACACCAACGTTACAGAGACTTTGCCTTATGTTTCTTTAAAGAGATTTTTGAGTTTCAGGTCTTACGTTTACATCATTATTCTATTTTGAATTGATTGTTGTATGTGACATAAAATAAGTGTCATAATTGCATTATTCTGCATGTTGATATGCAATTCTCCCagtatcatttattgaagagtgTCCTTTATTCACTGAATTTTCTGGGCAACTTTGTCCAAAGTAATTTGAACAGAAAATGAATAGGTTTATTTATAAGTTTCCTAAACTATACTGCTCCATTGGTTGATTTGTCTATGTTTTTGCCTGTATCATGTACTTTTGAATAAAATTacttgaaaatacatattttattgagGGAATGTGATATTTCCAGATTTATTCTTTATCTTCAAAGTTATTTGAACCTTTTGAGATCTATTGTTattctataaaatttatatattgcttttgcttttttttgaaaaattttgataCAAATTTTATTGAATCTATTGATCACTTTGAACAGTGTGAACATTTTTATAATAGTAACTCTTTCAGTACATGATCATAGAATATCTTTCCAATTATTTCTGTGTATGTTTAGTTTCTTCCAtcaatttttttccagaaaccttttatttaaggtatacaaacttcattcatttcataaacaCTTAAGGAACATGGTGATTAATCCCCTTTTCTCCACACTCCCACCGTGCTCTCactcacttcctcctccctttcctatcctcattcttattttttctaagatgtattttcaattaactttatactcataagattaactccatactaagtaaagagttcaacaaatagtgtgaaaaaatgttcctcaacagtcaaggaaaggactgttcaaagtcattgcatctcaaagtgtcaatttcacttctatagattaccttttagatgctttattagttatcacagataagagagaacatatagtaggctatttcataaaatatgatgttttccagtttcatcattttgttacaaatgaccagttttcaattttttcaccactgtgtagtattccatgacaTACATATCACATAACTGTATCAAGTATTCAgtttatggacatttgggttgatttcatatcttagctattgtgaattgagctgcaataaacatagggtacAGGTAACactttcatacactgatttcattttccttgggtaaattcccaggagtgggatggctagatcatatgaTAGGtatgtattcagatttctgaggtatctccatgctgtcttccacactggccataccagtttacattcccacaaacagtggatagggaaccttttttcccacatccttgccagcatttgttattggtTGATtgttgtatgaaagccattctaacggggtTGCGGTGAAACCAAatgttggttttgatttgcatttccccaatggctagtgtcctgagcattttttcatgcatctgttggacatttggatttcctcttttgaaaaatgcctgtttaagtcctttgcccatttactAAATGggttgttttctttgttgttgagtttcttgagatctttatatattctggttattaatcttttatcaactgcatagttggcaaataatttttcccattctgtcacttgcctcttcactttgctgaatgtttcttttgcagtgcagaagcttctaaatttgatgtaatcccatttgtcaattttggctttgattgcccgtGCCTCTGTGGTTTTTTCAAGGCCTATTTGCCTACCCCAATGTctgcagggttttcccaatgtcctctaacaatttgatgatattgcatcatatatttaggtctttgacacattttgagtggatttttgtataaagtgtatggtaggagtcttgcttcatagttctgcatgtgtgtatccagttttcccagcaccatttgttgaagaggctgtccttgtgaCAAGATTGATTTTTAGCTACTTTATCAAAGATACATTGGTTacagatgtgtgggttgatttctcaATTGTCTATTGTTTTCCactgatctatccatctgtttttgtagcagTACAAAAACTATTTTGATGATAATTGCCCTTTAGCATGTGCTTTCATTAGTATGgattttttaatgatattgattctttcaattcacaaacatggaagatttttccattttttgtgtcttctatttctttaatgttttgtggtTATCATCATTGAGATCTTTCGTTAAATTTACTGTAAGGTAGCTACTGtaaataggattgatcttagaagttctttctcagccatggaattgtctgtgAATACAAAGACTACTGATATTGATTATTTTGTGTTGATGTtaaatcctgctactttaccaaactcctttatgagttccaaaagtatcttagtgaagtcttttggatcccctatagatagaatcatgttatctgcaaacaaggatagtTTTACTtcattctttccaatttgtatccctttgatttctatttttgacTAATGGCTCTGCCTAAAAATTCCagactatatttaatagcaatggtgagagtgagcatccatgtctggttctggatattagtgggaatgctcccaacttttctccattcaataagacACTGGCTGTTGGCttgtcataaattgttttgattgtgttgaggaatgttccttctatacccaattacttaaagttttcatcatgaaaaatgtggcattttatcaaatgcttcctctgtatatattgagataatcatatgctttttgttcttcagtttgttaatgtgatgtatcacattgattaatttgtaAATGTGGAACCACCTTTGCATGCCAGGGATAATCCCACTTTATCTTGATAAATAATCATTCTTATGTTTTGTTGAATTCATtggatagtattttgttgagtatttttgcatctatgttcattagggaaattggtcgatagccctctttctctgttgtatcattttcaggcttagtaattaaggtgatgctggcttcatagaaggagtttgggaaaattctcttcctttcaattgtttggaatagcttgagaagaattcgagttagttcttctttaaatgtcttgtagaattcagcagtggagccatcaggtccttggcttttctttgttgtgaggctCTTTCTCTTGATTACGGGTCTGTTTatgtttcctatgtcttcatggtcTAATTTAGgttggttgtatgtgtccagaaatctatccatttcttctaggtttgttgggtttgttggcatacagctcttggtagtaatttctgattctttttattttaatttattttaatttctgattctttttatttctttggtatctGTTAcagttcctttttcatctctaattttttatttggatcttctccctgtttttttcttttttttttagttgggtcaatgatgtatcaattttgtatttttttttttgaaaaaccaactcttccctttgctgatcttttgtaatagtttttgtttctgttttgcttatctcttctctatttttcattatttcttttcttctcctaattttgggtttggtttgttattgtttGTCTAGgcacttgagatgcattgatagctcacttatttggtgcctttcaatTTCTTTACTTAAGTGCCAATTTTTATAAACTTTCCTTGTAACACTGCCTTTTCTGTATTCCATAAGATTTGATAtcttgtattgtcatcttcatttttctccagaattttttttatttctcttttgacttcttctatgatccactgttcattcaggagcatgttgttcagtctccatgtgtttccatatgttttaaagattttcaagttgttgatttccagcttcatttcattgtggtcagagaagatgcatggtatgattttgatttttttgaatttgctgagacttgctttatgatccAACATATagcctatcctagagaaagttccatgcactggtaagaagaatgttattctgcaactgtagaatgaaaagttctatagatattaattaggtccatttggtctatagcattGATTAACTCTGCAGTTGATTTCTATTTTTGCCTAATGACTTGTATGTTTCTCATTCTCCTAAGGGTAATGCCAGCCATGGAAGCAATACACATCTGCGATTATATATTGTCTTCCTTTAGGAATGATCAAGACCCCCAGAGACTCCCAGAAGTCGAGCCTCTGAACAAAGTCTCGTGAGCCCAGTGACATTATGGTCTCTGCATAAAAGTCCTGAACCTTCCCACATCCCTTGTTCCTATCGAGGGAAGTTCCACATCTATTCTACAGATTTCTGCCCTTAAAGAAAACATAATCAAGTTTCTATTTTATTGAGTTTATGAACTTAGGGAAACTTTATATTATTCCAAAATCAAACAAGCATTACTAGAAAGTAGAGGATCACAAATTTATGTAATTTACAATTTACTCTAGGCATATTTTCAGTCTTCTATTCATGTCTGCTATCTCAATCTCAAACTCTAACAACTCAAGATTTGTTCTCACTGGGTTTCCTGGCCTAGAAGTCCACTATCTCTGGATCTCCATCCCTTTCTCCACCATCTACGCTATGGTTTTCCTGGGAAACTGCATGGTGCTGCATGTGATCCGGACTGAGGTGAGCCTGCACCAGCCCATGTTCTACTTCCTGGCCATGCTGGCCCTCACTGACCTGTGCATGGGACTATCTACCGTGCACACAGTTCTGGGGATCCTGTGGGGCTTCATTAGAGAGATCAGCTTGGATTCCTGCATTGCCCAGTCGTATTTCATCCACGGTCTGTCTTTCATGGAGTCTTCTGTCCTGCTCGCTATGGCTTTTGACCGCTATATTGCCATTTGCAACCCATTACGCTATTCCTCCATCCTAACTAATGACAAAATCATGAAAATTGGGGTGACAATCCTATGCAGGAGCTCTTTGCTCATACCTCCAGTCATTATCCGTTTGAAGTTCTTAAATTATTGCCGTCCTCACATCCTTTCTCACTCCTTCTGCCTACACCAAGACTTACTAAGGATTGCCTGTTCAGATATTCACTTCAACAGCATCTATGCTCTGGCCCTGGTTATCAGCAATCTGTTGTTGGATGCAGTGCTCATACTTATCTCCTACATCGTGATCTTGCATACTGTCTTAGCTATTGCTTCGCAGGAAGAGAGAATCAAGTCTTTGCAAACTTGTCTGTCTCACATCTGTGCAGTTTTGGTTTTCTACATCCCAATCATTGGTCTGACTATGGTGCACCGATTTGGGAAACACCTCTCTCCACTTGTTCACGTCCTCATGGGTAACATCTATATCCTTTTCCCACCCATGATGAACCCAATTATTTATAGTATCAAAACCCAGCAGATACGAAGAAGAGTCCAGAGATTATTCTCCTTGAAAGCATCCTAAGTCTGGAGATCAAATGTGAACCTATTCATAACTTCACAAGTTACAAAGCACAGGGTAAAGTAAGTGTAAATGGATTTATAACTGCTGGTTCAATAATGTTTCTTATGTTATAAATACCTCCCTCTCTAATTTCTCACAACCATCATTAAGTCATGGTATGCATGCATGATTTTGTGACACATTTTATAATTgagaatatgaatatatagtgggTGGCAATCATAATTTCTGAGTCAAATCTGTTTGTAAAATATTCACCTTATAATGCATACTAGTCTGAGTGTATTTTTGGATGAACTCATTATGAAAAAGTTAAATCTTGCTGAATAAGCAGTTCAAGTAATTAATAAAAGATCAACCACTTTCCTAGTCTAGTTTTATTACTGTAAATGACATTCTCATTTCAAGCTTTTCCAGTACCTAGCCacctttgttgcaaaagataggattttattctttttttgtagctaagtagtattccataatgtatatataacacactttctttatccagtcaggtgatggacatgtgggttcatttcatatcttagctattatgaattgagctgcaataactttgggatatagataactctttaaaatgccaatttcatttcccttagataaatccccaggagtgggattgctaggtcatgtggtagatctattttaagCTTTCTGAA
This window of the Lepus europaeus isolate LE1 chromosome 7, mLepTim1.pri, whole genome shotgun sequence genome carries:
- the LOC133764511 gene encoding olfactory receptor 51V1, with product MSAISISNSNNSRFVLTGFPGLEVHYLWISIPFSTIYAMVFLGNCMVLHVIRTEVSLHQPMFYFLAMLALTDLCMGLSTVHTVLGILWGFIREISLDSCIAQSYFIHGLSFMESSVLLAMAFDRYIAICNPLRYSSILTNDKIMKIGVTILCRSSLLIPPVIIRLKFLNYCRPHILSHSFCLHQDLLRIACSDIHFNSIYALALVISNLLLDAVLILISYIVILHTVLAIASQEERIKSLQTCLSHICAVLVFYIPIIGLTMVHRFGKHLSPLVHVLMGNIYILFPPMMNPIIYSIKTQQIRRRVQRLFSLKAS